The nucleotide sequence CAGATTTCTTAACAATTAATGCAACTGGAAGAAGAAGTACTACCGGATTTGGCTCGATAGAACAAGGACCTAATGAAAGAAGTAGAGAAGATGTACAACAATACGATTTTGTGACTAATGTGAGATTAGGACAGTTATTACCAAAAAAATGGGGATTAAATATACCTTTTAACTATGCACAAAGTGAAGCATTAATTACTCCAGAATACGATCAGAGATTTAAAGATATAAGATTAGACGATCGTTTGCGAGCTGCACAAACCTCTGAAGAAAGAGAAACTATTAGAGAACAATCTGAAGATTATACGAAACGAAAGAGTATTAATTTAATTGGTGTTACCAAAAATAGAACAGGAGATAAAACTCCAAGGTTTTACGATGTAGAAAACCTGACGCTTAACTATTCATTTAATGAAACTGAACATAGAGATTTTGAAATTGAAAATGCATTAGATCAAAATGTTAGAGTAGGAGGTAATTATAACTTTAACTTTAACCCAATTAAAATAGCACCTTTTAAGGAAAAAGATTCTTTATTTACAGGAGAGTATTGGCAACTTTTGAAAGATTTTAATTTTAATTTATTGCCTACAAGCCTTTCTGTAAACTCAGATTTTTCACGACAATTTAATAGACAAAGATTTAGAGAGATCGATTTAGGTGCGGGGAATATTGGTGTCGATGAATTGTTTAGACGAAACTATCTTTTCGATTTTCAGTATACTGTAAATTGGGATATTTCAGATAATTTACGAGCAAACTTTTCTGCTACAAATAATAATATTGTTCGTAATTATTTTATAGATGATAATTTAAGTGGAGAACAAGATCCTACCTTAGATGTATGGGATAGTTTTTTTGATATAGGAGACCCAAATAGAAGAGCACAACAATTAGGAATTAATTATCAAATACCTTTAGACAAAATCCCTGTTTTTGATTTTGTAAATGCTACATATGCTTACACAGGAGATTTTCTTTGGCAAAAAGGATCAGATTTATTTGGCAATATAGAAATAGATGGAGAAAATTTTGATTTAGGGAATACTATTTCTAATAATAACACACATAATATAACGGCTGCCTTAGATCTAAAAAAATTATACAAACGTCTTGGTTTAGTAAAAAGAACTTCAAGGCAATCTAATGTGGCAAGGGGGCCAGTGCCTCCAGGACCAAATGCTGGTAATCAAAAAACAAAGCCAAAAACAAGCAAGCTTTTTAATACTGCAGTAGATATTTTAACAAGCGTAAAGCGATTACAAATAAGTTATCAAGAAAGAAATGGAACTTTCCTTCCAGGGTTTTTAGAAACACCTGGGTTTTTAGGAACGTCAAAACCATCTTTAGGATTTACATTTGGCGGACAAAGAGATATTCGAAATTTAGCTGCGCGAAATGGATTTTTAACAACATTTCAAGATTTCAATCAACAGTTTACACAAACGGAAATTAAAGATTTAAATTTTTCAGGAGTTGTAGAGCTTTCAAGAGATCTTAAAATAGATATTAATGGAGGAAGAAGTTATGCAAGTAATTTTACCGAAAACTTTAATACCATAGATATAGATAATGATGGTCGAAGTGATCAATTTAATTCATTAATTCAGAACACATTTGGAAACTTTAATATATCAACTGTATTAATAAAAACAGCTTTTAATAAAAGTGATGAAAATGGTTCTAAAACGTTTGATGATTTTAGAGCGAATAGATTGCCGATAGCAAGACGTTTAGCTCAAAACGCAGGAATTAATCTTTCTGATCCTGCTAACTTTGAAAATGGGGATGTTAATAATTTCCCATTAGGCTTTGGGCGTACAAACCAAGCGGTATTATTACCAGCATTTTTATCTGCATATTCTGGGAGAGATCCAGAGAAAGTAAAACTAGGAGCCTTTAGAGATATTCCAATCCCTAATTGGAATTTAAAATATAGCGGATTTACAAAACTAAAATGGTTTAAAAAGAATTTTAAACGTTTCTCAATTACACACGGTTATAATTCTACATATACAATTAATCAATTTAGATCTAATTTAGATTTTGAAGCAAGAAACCCAAATTTAGATTTTGCATCTCAACCAGCAAATGCAATAGATCAAGCTGGTAATTTTAAAAATGAAACTCTATTTAGTAATATTAACTTAACAGAAAGTTTTAGTCCATTAATTAGAATAGATTTGGAATTAAAAAATTCTCTTAAGGTTTTAGCAGAGATAAGAAAAGATCGTTTACTATCTTTGAGCTTTGATAATAATTTGTTAACCGAAGTACAAACAGACGAGTTTACTTTAGGTTTAGGATATAGAATTAAAGATGTTAGAATTAGATCACAATACGCTAATAATGCTAGTAAAATCATAAAAAGTGATTTAAACATGAAAGCAGATATATCTATAAGGGACAATAAAACAATAATCAGATTTTTAGATTTAGAAAATAATCAAGTAACAACAGGACAAACAATATGGAGCCTTAAATATTCTGCAGATTATGCATTTAGCAAAAATCTAACCGGAATATTCTTTTTTGATTATCAATTCTCAGAATTTGCTATATCTACAGCGTTTCCGCAAACGACTGTACGTTCAGGAGTAACATTGAGATATAACTTTGGAAACTAAAATAAAATTAATATAAAACAAGATTACATTATGAACATTCCATCAGATTTAAAATACACTAAAGACCACGAATGGGTAAAAGTTGAAGGAGATACGGTTACTGTTGGTATAACAGATTTCGCTCAAAGTGAATTGGGTGATATTGTTTATGTTGAGGTTGAAACTTTAGATGAAACTTTAGCTGCCGATGAAGTTTTTGGTACAGTAGAAGCTGTTAAAACAGTTTCTGATTTATTTTTACCAGTTTCTGGCGAAATTATTGCATTTAATGAAAGTTTAGAAGACGAACCAGAAAAAGTAAATAGTGATCCTTATGGAGAAGGTTGGATGATTAAAATAAAATTCTCTGACGCCGATCAATTAGAAAATTTAATGTCTGACGAAGATTATAAATCTTTAATAGGTGCGTAAAAAATGGCTGTTATTAATAGCTGTTTTTTATACTATAATTTTAGGAGTTTGTAGCATTATTAGAGTTGATGTTCCCGATTTAGGAACAAATAACAAAGATAAAATATTGCATTTTCTTGCTTATGGATTATTAACTTTATTATGGTATTGTGCGCTATTAAAAATATTTAAAGTAAATAAATTAATTTTAATTGTCATTGGATCAGTAATTTATGGTATAATTATTGAGGTCTTACAAGGAGTGCTTACAACATTTAGAGATCCTAATATTATGGATATTTTTGCAAATATTCTTGGAATTGTTGTAATGTCAATAATTATAATTATTAAAAATAAGCGTTAAAAAATTATAAATTTTTGCTTATTAAGTAAATTAATAGTTATTTTACCAATCTTGAAAATACAATAATTATGGAACAAAAGAAAAGTCAAAAAGCAGATGTAAGCAGAAATGGTTCAGTTTATTTTGCGGTAGGTCTTGCATTAATGCTGTTAGTAACTAATTATACAATCAATTATAAAACTTACGATAAGTCTGATATAGATATAGGGTTGTTAAACTTAGAAGAAGAATTAGAGGAAGAAGTTCCGTTAACTGAACAAATTGTAACCCCTCCCCCTCCACCTCCACCTCCTGCAGCTCCAGAAGTTATTGAAGTAGTAGAAGATGAAGAAGAAATTGAAGAGACTGTAATTGAATCTACAGAAACAGATCAAGAAGAAGAGATTGTAGAAGTAGAAGAAATAGAGGTAGAAGAAGAAGAAGAAATTACTGAAGTAGCTTTTGCTGTTATCGAAAATGTTCCAGTTTTTCCAGGATGTGAAAGAGGGAATAATGATAAAAAGAAGAAGTGTATGTCTGATAAGATTACAAAATTTGTGCAAAAAAACTTTAACACAGAACTTGCAGGAGATTTAGGATTATCAGGAAGACAAAAAATACAAGTATTTTTCAAAATAGATCAAACCGGTAATGTAGTTGGAGTTCAGTCTAGAGCGCCTCACCCAAGACTTGGAAAAGAAGCTGCTCGTGTGATTAATAAATTACCAAAAATGAAACCAGGGAGACAAAGAGGAAAAGCAGTTATTGTACCTTATGCATTACCAATTGTATTCCAAGTACAAGATTAAATAAGCTATCAATTTTTACATAATATTAAATCCCGTTACAAATTTTGTAACGGGATTTTTTTTGGTATGCTTATTGTGATTTATCATAATTATTAACATTTTAAAACAAAATAATTATGAATTTTTTTAAAAAAAATCACAAACTCGTTGATCAGAACGAGAAGAGTGAAAAAAAGCCACACAAGCATGATGCTAATTTACAAAAAAACACAATGCTTTACTTTCAAGTTGGGTTAATACTATGCTTATTAACAAGCTATGAGTTATTAGAATTACAATTTAAAACTTCAAAAACCTCAATAAATGATGATCTTGCTTATGAAGACACTACAAGCTTTATTGAATCACCTACATTTAAAATTGAACAAGTAAAAGAGCCTGATCCAGAACCTGTTCAAAAAAAAATAATTACAAGTGTAATTAAAGAGGTGCCAGATGATACTACTATTAAAGATAACTTAAATGATATTATTACAGAACCTGAGCCAACTTTAGAGCCAGGTATAGATCCAGGAGATATATTTATAGAAGATATTCCAGAAGATATTCCAGTTCCAGTAAATTTTGTGCAAAATGTTCCAATTTATCCTGGATGTGAGAGACATTCTTCTAATGATAAGCGAAAAAAATGCATGTCGGATAAAATCACAAAACTAGTGTCTAAAAAATTTAATAATGAAATAGCAGGAGAGTTAGGGCTAAATGGAAAGCAGCGAATTCAGGTACAATTTAAAATTGATAAATCAGGAAACGTAACAGATATTAAAGCTAGAGCTGCACATCCTGGATTGGAAAGAGAAGCTATTAAAGTGGTTAATAAAATACCTCATATGATCCCTGGAAAACAAAACGATAAAAACGTGGGGGTAATTTATAATTTGCCTATAACGTTACAAGTGCAAAATTAAATATACCGTATTATATATTTAACCGTTATCATTAATATGATAACGGTTTTTTATTAACCAAAACTTAAAAAATAGTATCTTTCAGCTGTATAAATAGTTTCAATAATTAATGAAGAATTTTTTCCTACTTATTACTTTCTTGAGTTTTACGAATATATTTTCACAAGAATTATCTGAATATGAAAAACCACCAGTTTTTCCTGATTGCGAATCTGAATCTGTTGAAAACTTGAGAACGTGTTTTTATAATAATATTTCAAAGTTCGTTTATGAAAATTTTAAAATCCCAGAAATAGTAAATAATGAAAACTATAAAGGTAATATTGTTGTATTGTTTGAAGTAAATGCTAGAGGGGAATTTGTAGTGCTTTATGTAGATGCTATTTATGAAGAATTAAAAAAAGAAGTAAAGCGTGTATTTGCAGAACTTCCTGAAATTAAACCATCAACATATAATGGAAGACCAACCTATAAACAATACTCTTATCAGATAGATATTCCACTTACGAAATCTAAAACTAATATAGAAATTGTTAATGCTAAAACAAATAAAAATACTGTTTTATTCCCTTTAACTTTAGAAGAATCTAAAGAAATAGAATCTATAAAAAATGGAGATTTTGATAGGCAAAAGAAATTTAAAAGTCAATTAAATATTCCATTGTCACATGAAGTATATTCTCGTTTTGATAAAGCTCTAAATAGAATAGGAGTTAATACGCATACTGCGAGTAGACCTTTTTTATACGATGTAGTAAATAATCATCATGATTTTGAATCTATATTAGACTCTCTCCAATTAGATAAAAGTAGTTGGTTTGGCCGTAAGTTTTTTAACGAACATATGGTACGATTTCAAGGTGATAATTATTGGTTTACAATAGATCCAGCAGCAGATCTCCAATTAGGTGTAGAAACAGATGAGCGTAAAGAAGATAATATTACTTACAATAATACACGTGCTATATTTGTCCAAGGTGGAATAGGAAAAAAGTTTAGTTTTTTTAGTGCTATTTATGAAAGTCAAGGGCGATTTGCTCAGTATTTTAATGATTTTGCAAGATCTATTCGTCCAGCTGGCGGTAATCCAGCAGTAATTCCAGGAAGAGGTATTGCAGATGAGTCTAGAGCAGGAGATTTTGATTATCCTGTAGCTGAAGGATATATATCGTATACTCCTAGTAAGTATTTTAATTTTCAATTTGGAACAGGGCAACATTTTATAGGTGACGGATATCGCTCGTTATTATTAAGTGATGTGTCTTCTAATTATCCTTATTTCAAGATTAATACTACATTCTGGAAAATTAAATACACCAATACCTTTTTGTCATTAAGAGATATTAGACCTGAAGCTACAGATGATGGAGCATTTGGAACTAAATTTGCTGTAAATCATTATTTAAGCTATAATATAAATAAGAAACTAAATATTGGCCTTTTTGAATCTGTAATTTTTTTAAACGAAGATAATAGCGGAGTAGATTTAAGTCTTTTAAATCCAATTATATTTTTAAGGAATGTAGAATTTCAAAGAGGTTCAAGAGGAGGTAATGCACTTATTGGAGCAACTGCTAAATATAAATTTAGTAATCGATTTAATATATATGGACAGTTAATTATTGATGAATTACAGTTGTCACAATTAACTAATGGAAGCCAGAATTTTAGAAATAAACATGGTTATCAATTAGGGTTTAAATATTATGATGCGTTTAATGTGTCGGATTTGACACTTCAATTAGAATACAATCAAGTACGGCCATTTACATTTTCTAATAATGACCCAGCACTTAGTTTTACTAATGCTAATCAACCATTAGCGCACCCTTTTGGAGCAAACTTTAGAGAATTTATAGCTATAGCGCGTTATCGTAGTGATCGCTGGTATGGAGCAGGGCGATTAATATATGGACAAAGAGGTTTTGAAGATGATATTAACAATGTGTTTTTTGGCGGAAACAATCTTTTTGGGAGTGAAGATAATCGACCTAGTGATAACGGAAATGAGCTGCTACAAGGGAACAGAGTAAATTCAATCTATGCTGATTTAGAAATAGGATATTTACTCAACCCTGCAACAAACTTAAAATTATTTATAAATCCTATATATCGAGACTTTAGCCCAGAAACAGAAACAGAAACAGTTTTTAAAACAAATACATTGTGGTTTAATGTAGGATTTAGAACAGATTTGTTTAACTGGTACTTTGATAATTAAAAAAGTCCATTAGTTTTTTAACTAATGGACTTCAATTTATATAAAAAAGATTTTTACTTTTTTAAACTTCTATAAAACGTTCGTCTAATACGTTCGCTATTTATAAACCCACTTCCATAACCTAAATCGTCATATTTTTTTGTAACAGCTTCATTAGCTGCAACCTCATCTTCAGTTTTCCCTTTAGCAATTTCAGCAGTAATGTTTGTATGAAGATATTGTAACATTTCTAAAAATGCTTTGTACTCTTTTTTATTAGATTCTCCACCGTGACCAGGAATGATTTTAGTTTCATTATTAATTACTAACAACCCTCGTTTTGCTGCTTCAATGAGTCCGTTGGCGCTTCCTCCAGAATTTAAATCAATAAAAGGGTAGCCATTTGTGTTAAAATAAGTATCTCCTGTGTGTAATACATTACTATCAGTGAAATATAATAAAGCATCACCATCTGTATGTGCATTATCTACATGAAAAACAGCAACTTGTTCGCCATTCATAGTGAGATTTAATTTATCATTAAATGTAATCACTGGTAACGCTTCTTTAGGACGAAAAGCACCAGTTTGTCTGTTAGGTGTTTCCTTAATACGTTTTCTTACGTTATCATGCGCAAAAATAGTAGCCCCTAACTTAGTAAAATTTTCATTTCCACCTGAATGATCTCCATGCCAATGTGTATTTGCTAAAAATCGAATTGGTTTGTCGCTCAATTTTTTAATGGCAGCGACAATTTTATCTGTAAGTGGTGCAAATTGATCATCGATAACAAAAACACCATCATCACCTACAGAAACACCAATATTTCCACCAGCACCTATAAGCATATATACATTATCTGTAAGCTTTATAGTTTCAATTTGTATATTATCAAAACGCCCTTGTGCTTGCGAAACATTAAATATAAAACTGAATAATAAAATAGCGTAAAATGAATTTTTCATAGTTAGTTAATTTAAAAGTTGGGTAAATATAATAAATCTTGACATTGGTCGTAATTATATAATTTACTTTCATTTAGGATTGTTCATAATTAAATTTAGAAGTATCTTTGCACTCGCAAAACAACAGCGATATTAAACTCATGTCGAGTACTGCAAATTCTTCTATTACCATAAGTTCTGTAATCTCTAATTTTAAAGAGATTACTAAAATGAGATTATCGTTAAGTGTAGTTTTTTCTTCATTAGCTGGGTATTTGTTAGGAGCAGAAACTATTAGCTTTTCTATTCTTCTTCTTTTAGCATTTGGAGGTTATTTTATGGTTGGAGCATCTAATGCGTTTAATCAAATTATAGAACGTGATTTAGATGCATTAATGCAACGCACGAAAAACAGACCAATACCTACAGGTAGAATTTCTGTAAATTCAGCATTTGTTATAGCAGTAATTTTTACAATCTCTGGAATTTCTATCCTATACATAATAAATCCACAAACAGCAATGTTTGGAGCGATTTCAATTTTTTTATATACAAGTGCTTATACACCTTTAAAAACAAAAACACCTTTATCTGTTTTTGTAGGAGCTATTCCTGGAGCAATCCCTTTTATGTTAGGTTGGGTAGCAGCTACAAATGATTTTGGTATTGAACCTGGCATTTTATTTATGCTTCAGTTTTTTTGGCAATTCCCACATTTTTGGGCTATTGGATGGATGCTTCATGAGGATTATAAAAAAGCTGGATTTAATATGTTACCAACAGGAAAAAGAGATAAAGCCACTGCAGTGCAAACCATATTATATACAGTATGGACAATTTTAGTGTCAATACTTCCAGTATTTGGATTTACAGGTGAACTTAAACTAACCATTGTTGGAGCTATACTTGTATTTTTATTAGGATTAGGAATGCTATATTATGCATTTAGATTATTTAATAAAATGACGGTTATAGCAGCTAGACAATTAATGCTAGCTAGTGTTTCCTACATAACGTTGGTGCAAGTAATATATGTTTTAGATAAATTTATTAGATAGTATGGATTTAACTCAAGGAACAATAGAGGAAAAAAATAGCAGA is from Flavobacteriaceae bacterium and encodes:
- the gcvH gene encoding glycine cleavage system protein GcvH; this encodes MNIPSDLKYTKDHEWVKVEGDTVTVGITDFAQSELGDIVYVEVETLDETLAADEVFGTVEAVKTVSDLFLPVSGEIIAFNESLEDEPEKVNSDPYGEGWMIKIKFSDADQLENLMSDEDYKSLIGA
- a CDS encoding energy transducer TonB; the protein is MNFFKKNHKLVDQNEKSEKKPHKHDANLQKNTMLYFQVGLILCLLTSYELLELQFKTSKTSINDDLAYEDTTSFIESPTFKIEQVKEPDPEPVQKKIITSVIKEVPDDTTIKDNLNDIITEPEPTLEPGIDPGDIFIEDIPEDIPVPVNFVQNVPIYPGCERHSSNDKRKKCMSDKITKLVSKKFNNEIAGELGLNGKQRIQVQFKIDKSGNVTDIKARAAHPGLEREAIKVVNKIPHMIPGKQNDKNVGVIYNLPITLQVQN
- a CDS encoding MBL fold metallo-hydrolase, with the translated sequence MKNSFYAILLFSFIFNVSQAQGRFDNIQIETIKLTDNVYMLIGAGGNIGVSVGDDGVFVIDDQFAPLTDKIVAAIKKLSDKPIRFLANTHWHGDHSGGNENFTKLGATIFAHDNVRKRIKETPNRQTGAFRPKEALPVITFNDKLNLTMNGEQVAVFHVDNAHTDGDALLYFTDSNVLHTGDTYFNTNGYPFIDLNSGGSANGLIEAAKRGLLVINNETKIIPGHGGESNKKEYKAFLEMLQYLHTNITAEIAKGKTEDEVAANEAVTKKYDDLGYGSGFINSERIRRTFYRSLKK
- the cyoE gene encoding protoheme IX farnesyltransferase — its product is MSSTANSSITISSVISNFKEITKMRLSLSVVFSSLAGYLLGAETISFSILLLLAFGGYFMVGASNAFNQIIERDLDALMQRTKNRPIPTGRISVNSAFVIAVIFTISGISILYIINPQTAMFGAISIFLYTSAYTPLKTKTPLSVFVGAIPGAIPFMLGWVAATNDFGIEPGILFMLQFFWQFPHFWAIGWMLHEDYKKAGFNMLPTGKRDKATAVQTILYTVWTILVSILPVFGFTGELKLTIVGAILVFLLGLGMLYYAFRLFNKMTVIAARQLMLASVSYITLVQVIYVLDKFIR
- a CDS encoding energy transducer TonB, with the translated sequence MEQKKSQKADVSRNGSVYFAVGLALMLLVTNYTINYKTYDKSDIDIGLLNLEEELEEEVPLTEQIVTPPPPPPPPAAPEVIEVVEDEEEIEETVIESTETDQEEEIVEVEEIEVEEEEEITEVAFAVIENVPVFPGCERGNNDKKKKCMSDKITKFVQKNFNTELAGDLGLSGRQKIQVFFKIDQTGNVVGVQSRAPHPRLGKEAARVINKLPKMKPGRQRGKAVIVPYALPIVFQVQD
- a CDS encoding gliding motility protein RemB; translation: MKNFFLLITFLSFTNIFSQELSEYEKPPVFPDCESESVENLRTCFYNNISKFVYENFKIPEIVNNENYKGNIVVLFEVNARGEFVVLYVDAIYEELKKEVKRVFAELPEIKPSTYNGRPTYKQYSYQIDIPLTKSKTNIEIVNAKTNKNTVLFPLTLEESKEIESIKNGDFDRQKKFKSQLNIPLSHEVYSRFDKALNRIGVNTHTASRPFLYDVVNNHHDFESILDSLQLDKSSWFGRKFFNEHMVRFQGDNYWFTIDPAADLQLGVETDERKEDNITYNNTRAIFVQGGIGKKFSFFSAIYESQGRFAQYFNDFARSIRPAGGNPAVIPGRGIADESRAGDFDYPVAEGYISYTPSKYFNFQFGTGQHFIGDGYRSLLLSDVSSNYPYFKINTTFWKIKYTNTFLSLRDIRPEATDDGAFGTKFAVNHYLSYNINKKLNIGLFESVIFLNEDNSGVDLSLLNPIIFLRNVEFQRGSRGGNALIGATAKYKFSNRFNIYGQLIIDELQLSQLTNGSQNFRNKHGYQLGFKYYDAFNVSDLTLQLEYNQVRPFTFSNNDPALSFTNANQPLAHPFGANFREFIAIARYRSDRWYGAGRLIYGQRGFEDDINNVFFGGNNLFGSEDNRPSDNGNELLQGNRVNSIYADLEIGYLLNPATNLKLFINPIYRDFSPETETETVFKTNTLWFNVGFRTDLFNWYFDN